Sequence from the Candidatus Zixiibacteriota bacterium genome:
CCTCAATCAGATCAGAACAAAGCTGACGCTAATCGAGGAGGTCTCTATGACCAAATTGAAAAGACTGACCGCACAAGAATTATCATCGCGGTATTTGGCAAAAACCGCCCGGGGATTGTTTCTTCGATTACTGCAGTACTTGCGGAGAATGGCTGTTCCATCGAAGATATTTCCCAGACAATTATGCAGGAGTTTTTCTCAATGATTATGGTTGTCGATATTAGCGGCTGTAAACTTGATTTCGCGGGACTTCGCGACAAAATCCAGTCGACCGAAACGCAGCTTGGTATGAAAGTCTATGTCATGCACGAAGATATTTTCCGGTATATGCACCGGATCTGAGACATTGCCCCATGTCGTACAAACCCGAAGAAATAATCGAGACCATCCACATGACCGAGGTCCAGCACCTCGATATTCGCACCGTCACAATGGGGATATCGCTTCGCGACTGTGCCGACCCTGACCCAAAACAACTGTTAGCCAAAATCCGCCGAAAAATTTTGACCAAAGCAGAAAATCATGTTCGGACGGTCGAATCAATTTCAAATGAGTATGGCATTCCAATTGCCAACAAAAGAATATCAGTCACACCTCTTGCCATTATTGCTGACGGACATACGGTCGACACATTTATTGCTATCGCCCAGACGCTCGATACCACAGCCGAAGAACTCGGGATAGATTATCTCGGCGGATTCGGCGCGCTTGTGCAAAAAGGAATGACAGCCGGAGACAAAAATCTCATCGACAGCATTCCCGACGCACTCGCCTCAACCAAACGAGTCTGCGCATTTGTCAATGTTGCCAGCACAAGAGCGGGTATTAATATGGATGCCGTCGCCCGGATGGGAACGATGATAAAAGAATTGGCCGGAAAGACTCATGAAGCCATCGGATGCTG
This genomic interval carries:
- a CDS encoding ACT domain-containing protein; this encodes MEKTDRTRIIIAVFGKNRPGIVSSITAVLAENGCSIEDISQTIMQEFFSMIMVVDISGCKLDFAGLRDKIQSTETQLGMKVYVMHEDIFRYMHRI